One genomic window of Anaerolineae bacterium includes the following:
- a CDS encoding Multimodular transpeptidase-transglycosylase codes for MLKVNKKFFFPKLFNYAMGVFIVLMVVTTTWFFSLLHNLPDPKNLAYKLQLPSIQIQDRNGLLLYEDLGKEAIRHRPVKYEDLPECLINATVATEDHTFFTNPGFDLKAMLRAIWINIRGGQILAGGSTITQQVVRNLLMSDEERSHRTLHRKIREIILAWQLSRQLSKQEILSLYLNQTYYGSFAYGVEAAAQTYFGKSITELTLAECTLIAGLPQSPAHYNPFIYPENAKQRQEIVLERLFDRGYISAEEKQQAQEQPLIFTEQPYPLEAPHFVMLIRNTIDQMEKEGLIPSEARKNGMIIRTTLDLNWQRLAEKAIQHHLQRLSQGRDGLGHNVKNAALVAINPTSGAVLAMVGSPDYYNQAIYGAINMAIVPRQPGSALKPFIYALAMDPNASNPLTAATQIDDTRTVFFTRDHKAYIPVNYDGKEHGKVAVREALASSLNIPAVSILNQVGLERFAAFMKTLGIQSLDSPDRYDLTIALGGGGVRLLELTAAYGVFANKGIITSPYWIESISDNKGNVYYQASQKSRKVLDERVAWLISDILSDDQARYIGFGKNSILNLDRPVAVKTGTTTDFHDNWTIGYTPSLVVGVWVGNADYEPMVEVTGLTGAAPIWHEFLRAVLTNRPNEQFERPDGLIRQTICKKFHPANQHCLETTAEWFIAGTQPDLNTLSTHASQINTHKTNFSILSPRPNGIYLLPTYSSPKYPKLPIELRNNTSLTQFKIFIDGVLFASLETEPLITWWQMLEGRHVLRIEGWQGNQLIEEQTVTFTVQPPLR; via the coding sequence ATGCTTAAAGTCAACAAAAAATTCTTCTTTCCGAAACTTTTCAACTATGCTATGGGGGTTTTCATCGTTTTGATGGTCGTAACGACTACCTGGTTTTTCTCACTCCTCCATAACCTCCCTGACCCGAAAAACCTTGCCTACAAACTTCAACTTCCCAGCATCCAGATTCAAGACCGCAATGGCTTGTTACTATACGAGGATTTAGGAAAGGAGGCCATTCGCCACCGGCCTGTCAAATACGAAGATTTGCCCGAATGCCTCATCAACGCCACAGTTGCTACAGAGGATCATACTTTCTTCACCAATCCGGGCTTTGATCTCAAAGCCATGTTGCGCGCCATCTGGATTAACATCCGCGGTGGGCAGATTCTCGCCGGCGGTTCCACAATCACCCAACAGGTTGTCCGTAATCTCTTGATGAGCGATGAAGAACGCTCGCATCGCACCCTTCATCGTAAGATTAGAGAAATTATCCTCGCCTGGCAATTGTCCAGGCAACTCTCCAAACAGGAAATCCTCAGCCTTTATCTCAACCAAACCTATTACGGCAGTTTCGCTTACGGGGTAGAAGCTGCCGCCCAAACGTACTTTGGGAAATCAATTACTGAATTAACTCTAGCTGAATGCACTCTCATCGCCGGTTTACCTCAGTCGCCAGCTCATTACAACCCTTTTATTTATCCCGAAAATGCCAAACAAAGACAAGAAATTGTCTTGGAACGGTTATTTGATAGAGGATATATATCTGCGGAGGAGAAACAACAAGCGCAAGAGCAGCCGCTTATCTTTACCGAACAGCCTTATCCGTTAGAAGCCCCTCATTTTGTAATGTTGATCCGTAACACAATTGATCAAATGGAGAAAGAAGGGCTCATCCCTTCAGAAGCTCGCAAAAACGGTATGATCATCCGCACAACGCTCGATTTGAACTGGCAAAGATTAGCCGAGAAAGCCATTCAGCACCATCTGCAGCGTCTCTCACAGGGAAGAGATGGGTTAGGGCACAATGTTAAGAATGCTGCCCTGGTTGCAATCAACCCCACGAGCGGCGCCGTACTGGCTATGGTCGGTAGTCCTGACTACTACAATCAGGCCATCTATGGGGCGATTAATATGGCAATCGTTCCACGTCAACCCGGCTCGGCATTAAAGCCGTTTATTTATGCATTAGCAATGGATCCAAATGCTTCCAATCCCCTGACGGCTGCCACGCAAATCGATGACACACGAACGGTATTCTTTACCAGGGATCACAAGGCATATATCCCGGTTAATTACGATGGAAAAGAACACGGGAAGGTTGCCGTCCGGGAAGCACTGGCATCTTCGCTTAATATTCCTGCAGTCAGTATCTTGAATCAGGTCGGCTTAGAGCGATTTGCAGCCTTTATGAAAACATTGGGTATTCAATCTTTAGACTCACCCGATCGTTACGATTTAACGATAGCCCTGGGAGGTGGAGGGGTGCGTCTACTAGAATTGACCGCAGCGTATGGGGTATTTGCCAATAAAGGTATCATTACCTCTCCCTATTGGATAGAAAGCATCTCCGACAACAAAGGAAACGTCTATTACCAGGCCTCTCAAAAGAGCAGAAAGGTATTGGATGAACGCGTTGCCTGGCTGATTTCGGACATTCTCAGCGATGACCAGGCACGTTATATCGGATTCGGTAAAAACAGTATTTTGAATCTTGACCGTCCTGTGGCAGTAAAAACAGGAACCACGACCGATTTTCACGACAATTGGACAATTGGCTATACACCATCACTGGTGGTCGGTGTTTGGGTTGGCAATGCAGACTATGAACCGATGGTCGAAGTGACCGGCTTAACGGGGGCAGCACCAATCTGGCATGAATTTCTTCGCGCCGTCTTGACCAACCGCCCCAATGAACAATTTGAACGCCCCGATGGGCTTATCCGACAAACCATTTGTAAAAAATTCCACCCCGCCAATCAGCATTGTCTGGAAACAACCGCCGAATGGTTTATCGCTGGAACACAACCAGATTTGAACACCCTATCTACCCATGCTTCGCAGATTAACACTCATAAGACAAATTTTAGTATCCTGTCTCCTCGCCCGAATGGAATCTACCTTCTTCCCACTTACTCCTCCCCAAAATACCCAAAGTTACCCATTGAGCTTAGAAATAATACCTCTCTCACGCAATTTAAGATATTCATTGATGGTGTGCTCTTTGCCAGCCTCGAAACGGAACCCTTGATAACCTGGTGGCAAATGCTAGAAGGAAGACACGTGTTACGCATCGAGGGCTGGCAAGGCAATCAATTGATTGAAGAGCAAACGGTAACCTTTACCGTTCAACCTCCCTTAAGGTAA
- a CDS encoding UPF0028 protein YchK yields MNNLVRRPKIGLALGGGGARGLAHIGVLEVLERESIPIDVMAGTSMGGIITALYACGYSPEQMQEIALEIANIRNLLRFLDLTPPERGLIRTDRIRAYLADLVGKDRCIEDLNLPIALAAVDLYSKQVIYLTKGNLVEACMATSAVPGLFPPVPFENYLLVDGGVLDNVPAKALRNLGAEYLIAVDVNHLMGEHHQWSDLPKDATIRKFLPAFALDFYQAEIIMISTMTAINFSKAKPNIVIRPPVPSDVNIFFGFTHALDTIQHGVHATEEAIGKIKEEIKPKLRLFG; encoded by the coding sequence ATGAATAATTTGGTACGGCGTCCAAAAATCGGTTTAGCATTAGGAGGCGGTGGGGCGCGTGGATTGGCGCATATCGGCGTTCTCGAAGTCCTGGAACGCGAAAGCATCCCCATCGATGTTATGGCCGGCACAAGCATGGGAGGTATCATTACCGCTTTATACGCTTGTGGCTACTCCCCTGAGCAAATGCAGGAAATTGCTTTGGAGATAGCCAACATCCGTAATTTGCTGCGCTTTCTTGACCTTACCCCACCGGAACGCGGTCTGATCCGCACCGACCGCATTCGGGCTTACCTTGCTGATCTGGTCGGCAAAGATCGGTGCATTGAAGACCTAAACCTGCCGATAGCCCTGGCTGCAGTGGATCTTTATTCTAAACAAGTCATCTATCTCACCAAAGGGAATCTGGTTGAAGCCTGCATGGCAACATCGGCTGTGCCGGGTTTATTTCCCCCTGTGCCCTTTGAAAATTATCTACTGGTTGACGGCGGTGTGCTGGATAATGTGCCTGCTAAAGCATTGCGGAATCTGGGCGCCGAATACTTGATTGCCGTGGACGTAAACCACCTCATGGGTGAACATCATCAGTGGTCAGATTTACCCAAAGACGCAACCATTCGCAAATTTTTACCTGCTTTTGCGCTGGATTTTTATCAGGCTGAGATCATTATGATCTCAACCATGACAGCTATTAATTTTTCCAAAGCGAAACCGAATATCGTCATTCGGCCTCCAGTTCCATCGGATGTCAATATCTTTTTTGGCTTTACCCATGCTCTGGACACCATCCAACATGGGGTACATGCTACAGAAGAAGCAATTGGTAAGATCAAGGAAGAAATCAAACCAAAATTGCGTCTCTTTGGGTAA
- a CDS encoding Exopolysaccharide biosynthesis glycosyltransferase EpsF encodes MTDSRPIKVLHLITRLIVGGAQENTIYTARLLDPQRFEVEVICGPQTGSEGSLIEEALQSGVKLSILPELVRELSPVKDFIALVKLFFILRKKKFSILHTHSSKAGILGRLAAKLAGTPIILHTVHGWSFHDYMSTWRKRLFIFLEKFTAGFTHRLIVVTQKDIQKGLQQGIGKPEQYILIRSAIPLDEFLVPKGDEKRVREELGIPINAPVIGTVGRLSPQKNPLDWLEIAAHLARFQPECYFLLVGDGPMREEVERRIRELRLENQFVLTGLRRDVPDLLSVMDIFLLTSLWEGLPRVIPQAMCREVPIVAYASDGVAEVIEHEKTGFLCRPGEIETAARYCLQLLQSPELRESITRAAKKVATEQFDLRIMIQQLQALYLGFFGENHHE; translated from the coding sequence GTGACCGATTCCAGGCCGATCAAAGTCCTTCATCTCATCACCCGTCTCATTGTTGGAGGCGCTCAGGAAAACACCATCTATACGGCGCGTCTTTTGGATCCTCAACGGTTCGAGGTAGAAGTGATCTGTGGACCTCAAACCGGTAGTGAGGGCAGTCTGATTGAAGAAGCGCTACAAAGTGGCGTAAAGTTGTCCATCCTTCCTGAACTGGTTCGCGAATTAAGCCCTGTTAAGGATTTCATTGCCCTAGTGAAATTGTTCTTTATCTTGCGGAAAAAGAAATTTTCGATCCTTCACACCCATTCCTCAAAAGCTGGTATCCTTGGCCGCCTGGCTGCAAAGCTAGCCGGAACGCCGATCATTCTTCATACTGTGCATGGGTGGAGTTTCCATGATTATATGTCCACCTGGCGAAAAAGGCTCTTTATCTTTCTCGAAAAATTTACAGCAGGTTTTACTCACCGTCTTATTGTCGTCACCCAAAAAGATATCCAGAAAGGGCTGCAACAGGGAATCGGGAAACCAGAGCAATATATTCTCATCCGCAGTGCGATACCCTTAGATGAGTTTCTAGTGCCGAAAGGTGATGAAAAAAGAGTGCGTGAGGAGTTGGGAATTCCAATCAATGCGCCGGTTATCGGTACAGTGGGAAGATTATCCCCTCAAAAGAATCCTCTGGATTGGCTTGAGATCGCCGCTCATCTGGCGAGGTTTCAACCAGAGTGTTATTTTCTCCTTGTTGGCGATGGCCCCATGCGAGAGGAAGTTGAGCGCCGAATCCGGGAACTTCGTTTGGAAAACCAATTCGTCTTGACCGGCTTGCGTCGCGATGTTCCTGATCTGCTTTCCGTTATGGATATTTTCTTACTGACCTCACTCTGGGAAGGTTTACCCCGCGTCATCCCGCAAGCCATGTGTCGAGAAGTTCCAATTGTTGCCTACGCCTCAGACGGGGTTGCGGAAGTCATCGAGCATGAAAAAACGGGCTTTCTCTGTCGTCCAGGCGAAATTGAGACCGCTGCACGTTACTGCCTTCAATTGCTACAATCCCCCGAACTGAGAGAAAGTATCACCCGCGCAGCAAAAAAAGTCGCAACAGAACAATTTGACCTGCGTATAATGATTCAACAACTCCAGGCACTGTATCTTGGTTTCTTTGGAGAGAACCATCATGAATAA
- a CDS encoding Glycosyl transferase, group 1 family protein, producing MYAYHVMLELFRRGWDIRLITIVDDQILSPQLQQQGIPVLSLSAKSKIEFGVWRRLEKIWKRKKPKILHTHLFHAGILGRLVGRKVGIPIILCNQGGPENNRPLHRTILDFLTSPLVDRYVVPCEAVRKILHRRENIPIRKIDLLPNGIRPPSELHSVIERSMDQFSTPVRLITVGRLVPEKAQDVMICSVNIMAMRNFLASLTIIGEGPKRTELERQIQQLNLSASVYLPGHQDNPFEWLQQADIFVLTSLWESLSLALMEAMVLGLPVIATATGGTPELITHLQNGYLIPPNSPEALADAIEFLVHHPDVARQLGENARKLILENYTIPKIVDQLESYYREILEGKALL from the coding sequence ATGTATGCCTATCACGTTATGCTTGAATTATTTCGGCGGGGATGGGATATTCGTCTAATTACAATTGTGGATGATCAAATACTCTCGCCTCAACTCCAACAGCAAGGTATTCCCGTCCTATCCTTATCAGCGAAATCCAAAATCGAATTCGGGGTGTGGAGAAGATTAGAGAAGATTTGGAAAAGAAAGAAACCGAAAATTCTACACACACATTTGTTTCATGCAGGCATCCTGGGGCGTTTGGTTGGCAGGAAGGTCGGAATTCCCATCATCTTGTGCAATCAGGGAGGACCGGAAAACAACCGACCGTTACACCGAACCATCCTGGATTTTCTGACCAGTCCACTGGTTGACCGCTACGTTGTGCCGTGTGAAGCTGTTAGAAAAATTCTACATCGTCGTGAAAATATCCCTATTCGCAAAATTGACCTTCTTCCAAATGGTATTCGGCCACCGTCCGAGCTACATTCTGTAATTGAAAGATCGATGGATCAATTTTCAACGCCTGTCCGGCTGATTACAGTTGGTCGTTTGGTTCCTGAAAAAGCACAGGATGTAATGATTTGCTCAGTTAATATAATGGCTATGCGCAATTTTCTTGCATCGCTTACTATTATTGGCGAAGGACCCAAAAGAACCGAATTAGAAAGACAGATCCAGCAATTGAATCTCTCCGCCTCGGTGTACCTTCCAGGTCATCAAGACAATCCTTTTGAATGGTTGCAGCAAGCCGATATCTTTGTACTGACCTCTCTTTGGGAAAGCCTTTCCCTTGCTCTCATGGAAGCCATGGTGCTTGGACTACCAGTTATCGCCACCGCGACAGGTGGAACGCCCGAGTTGATCACCCATCTGCAAAACGGATACCTAATCCCGCCTAATTCTCCAGAGGCTCTCGCCGATGCGATCGAATTCCTGGTCCATCATCCCGATGTTGCCCGACAATTGGGAGAGAACGCCCGAAAACTTATTTTAGAGAACTATACGATTCCCAAAATTGTGGATCAACTCGAAAGTTATTACCGGGAAATCCTCGAAGGAAAGGCTTTGTTGTGA
- a CDS encoding Glycosyl transferase, family 2 encodes MTLSLSTIICTKDRPEDLAHCLNSILQGSRLPNEIIIIDDGNLEIENFQQLITNYKINFHYRKKSPPNVNVSRNLGVSIASGDILSFLDDDVVLDQNYYARVMDVFEKDNSQAIAGITGSIAIHTHPIKRMFLRFFGLESRQPGKVLASGAVTLVRIGEIHQPTKVEWLSGCNMNFRRWVFEVYQFDEHDTGYILGEDRDFTYPIGQKHTLIALPDATLIHKKSSQSRDSAENVGRMEIFHLGRFFLAHRSDRVINWLALCWAFVGILLKNLLTIFIPEKRVIGAKQFLGNLRGFQQFVSFLKQKYDKTTQC; translated from the coding sequence ATGACATTGTCTCTGTCGACCATAATCTGCACAAAAGACCGCCCCGAGGATTTAGCTCACTGCCTGAACTCAATCCTGCAAGGCAGCAGATTACCCAATGAAATAATCATCATTGACGACGGCAATTTAGAAATCGAAAATTTCCAACAATTGATTACAAATTACAAGATAAACTTTCACTATAGGAAAAAATCGCCTCCGAATGTCAATGTATCTCGAAACCTGGGCGTTTCTATTGCGTCTGGTGACATCCTTAGTTTTCTCGATGATGATGTTGTCTTGGATCAAAATTATTACGCTCGAGTGATGGATGTTTTTGAGAAGGACAATTCCCAAGCCATTGCGGGAATTACTGGTTCGATTGCAATTCACACTCATCCAATCAAACGGATGTTTTTGAGATTCTTTGGTTTAGAAAGCAGGCAACCGGGAAAAGTACTGGCATCCGGTGCCGTGACCCTGGTGAGAATAGGAGAAATTCATCAACCAACAAAAGTCGAATGGCTTTCCGGTTGTAACATGAATTTTCGGCGGTGGGTGTTTGAGGTCTACCAATTTGATGAGCATGATACTGGTTATATCTTAGGAGAGGATCGCGATTTTACTTATCCGATCGGTCAAAAGCATACGTTGATCGCCTTACCTGATGCAACCTTAATCCACAAAAAGTCATCGCAAAGTCGGGATTCCGCCGAAAATGTGGGAAGAATGGAAATCTTCCATTTGGGACGCTTTTTTCTGGCACATCGGTCGGATAGGGTTATTAATTGGTTAGCACTCTGTTGGGCGTTTGTGGGTATCCTGCTTAAAAATTTGCTCACGATATTCATTCCTGAGAAACGAGTAATCGGTGCAAAACAATTCCTGGGAAATCTAAGGGGCTTTCAACAGTTCGTATCCTTTCTAAAACAAAAATATGACAAAACAACCCAGTGTTGA
- a CDS encoding Glycosyltransferase, with protein MNFHVLIFSKDRAMQLEATLRSLYTMVQDIQHSSISVLFKTSSDRYASQYQNLMKQFAQVKFVEETDFQGDVYKILVGDQDRKKRSWINLLAKLNHRPLIRGYSFSEIILRFLLRSGFKGGYLPFEDLWNSQYCLFSVDDCIFIKPFTFNQIIKAIEKTPQAIGFSLRLGSNTNYCYMNNSAQEVPRFLRLNEDILYFEWGNAEYDFGYPLELSSSVYRSSTVIPLIFSLYYTTPNMLESKLASMSRWYGKRFPYLLCFESSVAFSIPLNKVQRDRPLNRFSANPHYSPEALALLFDEGKRIDLCPLMNLTPNSCHQEVGLEFVEIGDG; from the coding sequence ATGAATTTTCATGTTCTCATTTTTAGTAAAGATCGGGCAATGCAACTTGAAGCAACGCTGAGATCGCTCTACACAATGGTACAAGACATTCAGCATAGTTCGATTTCTGTCCTTTTCAAAACTTCTTCCGATAGATATGCTTCTCAATACCAAAACCTAATGAAGCAATTTGCGCAAGTAAAGTTTGTTGAAGAGACCGATTTTCAAGGAGATGTCTATAAAATACTTGTTGGGGATCAAGATCGTAAAAAGAGATCCTGGATTAATCTTCTGGCTAAACTAAATCATCGTCCACTGATTAGAGGTTATTCGTTCTCCGAAATCATTCTTCGGTTTTTGTTAAGAAGCGGATTTAAAGGGGGATATTTACCCTTTGAAGACCTATGGAATAGCCAATACTGCTTGTTTAGTGTCGATGATTGTATATTCATCAAGCCTTTTACATTCAATCAGATTATTAAGGCTATAGAAAAAACTCCTCAAGCCATAGGTTTTTCGCTGCGTCTCGGCTCGAATACCAATTATTGCTATATGAATAATTCTGCTCAGGAGGTTCCCAGATTTCTTCGCCTGAATGAAGATATCTTGTACTTCGAATGGGGGAATGCCGAGTATGATTTTGGATATCCATTGGAATTATCCAGCTCTGTTTATCGATCGTCAACAGTTATCCCCTTGATATTTTCCCTCTATTACACAACCCCCAATATGTTAGAAAGCAAACTGGCTTCTATGAGCCGATGGTACGGAAAAAGATTTCCTTACTTGCTTTGTTTTGAATCCTCGGTAGCATTTTCCATACCGCTAAATAAAGTCCAGAGAGATCGTCCGTTAAATCGCTTTTCTGCAAATCCTCACTATTCGCCGGAAGCATTAGCTTTACTTTTCGATGAAGGAAAAAGAATAGATTTATGTCCACTGATGAATCTGACACCCAATTCATGTCATCAAGAAGTTGGACTGGAGTTTGTCGAGATTGGGGACGGGTGA